The following proteins come from a genomic window of Miscanthus floridulus cultivar M001 chromosome 2, ASM1932011v1, whole genome shotgun sequence:
- the LOC136539007 gene encoding glycine-rich cell wall structural protein 2-like, whose product MATKHLALAILVLLSIGMATAGGSRKLGYGPGGGGGGSGGGGGGGYGGSGYGSGSGYGEGGGSGGAAGGYGHGGGGGGGGGEGGGAGGSGYGSGQGSGYGAGSGGAGGYGSGGGGGGGHGGGGGGGQGGSGYGSGSGYGSGEGYGAGGAHGGGYGSGGGGGGGGGQSGGSGYGSGSGSGYGGGNGNGHY is encoded by the coding sequence ATGGCGACCAAGCATCTGGCGCTTGCCATCCTCGTCCTCCTTAGCATAGGCATGGCCACCGCTGGTGGAAGCCGCAAACTGGGTTATGGCCCCGGCGGAGGAGGTGGCGgtagcggtggtggtggaggcggtGGCTATGGGGGATCAGGCTATGGGTCCGGATCAGGGTATGGTGAGGGCGGTGGCAGTGGAGGTGCTGCTGGTGGGTATGGacatggtggtggcggtggaggcggtggcggcgagggTGGTGGAGCTGGTGGCTCTGGGTATGGCTCCGGGCAAGGGTCTGGCTACGGAGCTGgcagtggtggtgctggtgggtatgggagcggtggcggtggtggtggtggacatggtggcggtggtggcggcggccaagGTGGATCTGGCTACGGCTCTGGCTCGGGTTATGGGTCAGGCGAAGGATATGGAGCAGGTGGTGCTCATGGAGGAGGCTATGgaagcggtggtggcggtggaggtggcggtggtcaAAGTGGTGGCTCTGGCTATGGATCTGGATCTGGCTCTGGTTACGGAGGTGGCAACGGCAACGGACACTATTAG